One window of the Fusobacterium sp. SYSU M8D902 genome contains the following:
- a CDS encoding ATP-binding protein has product MLLYFSVGGFCSFKEIQDLFLTAYLGTRLKNTKYEKNFYIDKTNRVMKSAIIFGANASGKTNLILGLERLKDIIFNGINLPKDFNEKNLNYDSNTIKFEIGILDKKENTYDYSIEFNKENLIYEKLECNDKIIYEFKNDTLFSKKLPKEVNKIFSIISTETILKKLRDFQLEEINNFILSLENVKIKRNKGINYEAKDTPNLINENIKLRLEDKKEEVLQIIKLLDYTIEDLKFEKLGTANNEIVYDMYFLRERSKNKFYLGNESEGIRKIINLMLDLLEVYEGKTIIIDELDSSISTISLIKLFNNFINVDNNINGQLIVTSHNLFLFDNNIFEPQQIYIVNKKENLSSELYSLSEFKIRSEKENLYHDFLKGKYGGING; this is encoded by the coding sequence ATGTTATTATATTTTTCAGTTGGTGGATTTTGTTCTTTTAAAGAAATACAAGATTTATTTTTAACAGCTTATTTAGGTACTAGATTAAAAAATACTAAATATGAAAAAAATTTTTATATAGATAAAACTAATAGAGTAATGAAATCAGCTATTATATTTGGAGCTAATGCTTCTGGAAAAACAAATCTTATATTAGGTTTAGAGAGGTTAAAAGATATTATTTTTAATGGAATAAATCTTCCTAAAGATTTTAATGAAAAAAATTTAAATTATGATTCTAATACTATTAAATTTGAAATTGGAATTTTAGATAAAAAAGAAAATACATATGATTACTCTATTGAATTTAATAAAGAAAATCTAATATATGAAAAATTAGAGTGTAATGATAAGATAATCTATGAGTTTAAAAATGATACTCTTTTTTCTAAAAAACTTCCTAAAGAAGTTAATAAAATTTTTTCTATCATATCAACAGAAACTATTTTAAAAAAATTAAGAGATTTTCAATTAGAAGAAATTAATAATTTTATTTTATCTTTAGAAAATGTAAAAATCAAAAGAAATAAAGGAATAAATTATGAAGCTAAAGATACTCCAAATCTTATTAATGAAAATATAAAATTAAGATTGGAAGATAAAAAAGAAGAAGTGTTACAAATTATAAAATTATTAGACTATACTATTGAAGATTTAAAATTTGAAAAGCTTGGAACTGCTAATAATGAGATTGTATATGATATGTACTTTTTAAGAGAAAGAAGTAAAAATAAATTTTATTTAGGAAATGAATCTGAAGGAATAAGAAAGATAATAAACTTAATGCTTGATTTATTAGAAGTTTATGAGGGTAAAACTATTATAATTGATGAATTAGATTCTTCTATCAGTACTATTTCTTTAATTAAATTATTTAATAATTTTATTAATGTAGATAATAATATAAATGGACAATTAATAGTTACTTCACATAACCTTTTCCTTTTTGATAATAATATTTTTGAACCTCAACAGATATATATTGTAAATAAAAAAGAGAATTTATCATCAGAATTATACTCTTTATCAGAATTTAAAATAAGAAGTGAAAAAGAAAATTTATATCATGATTTTCTAAAAGGAAAATATGGTGGTATAAATGGCTAA
- the trxA gene encoding thioredoxin: MKEVYKMAILHITKENFEKEVLQSKEPIVVDFWASWCGPCKALAPILEEVDGELAGTVKIAKINIDEEEELAAQFRVMSIPTLLLFKNGEVTNKLVGLSSREDVIDFSRS, from the coding sequence ATTAAGGAGGTTTATAAAATGGCAATATTACATATAACAAAAGAAAACTTTGAAAAGGAAGTATTACAATCAAAAGAACCAATAGTAGTTGATTTCTGGGCATCTTGGTGTGGACCTTGTAAAGCTTTAGCACCAATCTTAGAAGAGGTTGATGGAGAGTTAGCAGGAACTGTAAAGATCGCTAAGATAAACATTGATGAAGAAGAGGAGTTAGCAGCTCAATTTAGAGTTATGAGTATACCTACTCTATTACTTTTCAAAAATGGAGAAGTTACAAATAAATTAGTTGGACTTTCTTCAAGAGAAGACGTTATAGATTTTTCAAGATCATAA
- the folP gene encoding dihydropteroate synthase has product MVYKKNRREVQVLKCRDKEIELGKKTLIMGILNVTPDSFSDGGQHNTLEKAVEHAKKMIDEGVDIIDIGGESTRPGYVEISAEEEIDRVVPVIKKVVELGAIVSIDTYKHRVAKAAFEAGAHILNDIWGLQYDSGEMAEVVKKYDVPVIAMHNQNGKEYREDIITTMKKFFEKTYKIAENYGISKERIILDPGIGFGKGIDENLEVLSRLQELRDLGRLLLGASRKRFIGTILGEVAPEERVEGTVATTVIGIEKGVDIVRVHDVLSNKRAAMVADRIIRR; this is encoded by the coding sequence ATGGTATATAAAAAAAATAGAAGAGAGGTACAAGTATTAAAATGTAGAGATAAAGAGATAGAGCTTGGTAAAAAGACTTTAATAATGGGTATCTTAAATGTAACTCCTGATTCTTTTTCTGATGGTGGACAACATAATACCCTAGAGAAAGCTGTAGAACATGCCAAAAAGATGATAGATGAGGGAGTTGACATAATAGATATTGGTGGTGAATCTACTAGACCTGGATATGTTGAGATAAGTGCAGAAGAGGAGATAGATAGAGTAGTACCAGTTATAAAAAAAGTTGTTGAATTGGGGGCTATTGTTTCTATAGATACATATAAACATAGGGTAGCAAAGGCAGCTTTTGAAGCTGGAGCTCATATACTAAATGATATATGGGGATTACAATATGATAGTGGAGAGATGGCAGAAGTGGTAAAAAAATATGATGTACCAGTAATTGCTATGCACAATCAGAATGGAAAAGAGTATAGAGAGGATATAATTACAACTATGAAAAAGTTTTTTGAAAAAACTTATAAAATAGCTGAAAATTATGGAATCTCTAAAGAAAGAATCATATTGGATCCTGGAATTGGTTTTGGAAAAGGGATAGATGAGAATTTAGAAGTATTGTCAAGATTACAGGAATTAAGAGATTTAGGAAGATTACTTTTAGGTGCGTCAAGAAAAAGATTTATAGGTACAATATTGGGTGAGGTAGCCCCTGAAGAGAGAGTAGAAGGGACAGTTGCAACTACAGTTATAGGTATAGAAAAAGGTGTGGACATAGTTAGAGTTCATGATGTATTATCCAATAAAAGAGCAGCTATGGTTGCAGATAGAATTATAAGAAGATAA
- the folK gene encoding 2-amino-4-hydroxy-6-hydroxymethyldihydropteridine diphosphokinase — translation MDKIYINNLEFIGFHGVFPEEKKLGQKFLVSLELTVDTREAGKTGDLSKSVHYGLVAQDVEKLFLEKSVDLIESCAEEIAEMILKKYELVKEVKVIVKKPWAPLQMHFENVAVEIVRKWHRIYLSLGSNMGEKRENLLEAIKRIGELKDTTITKKSTILETEPFGYIEQDNFLNACLEVKTLMTAQEFLSSILKIELEMGRVREIKWGPRIIDIDILFYDNEVIGEDNLAVPHPWICEREFVLDPLAEIAPNYIHPLERKSILMLARKIKESGVKNGD, via the coding sequence ATGGATAAAATATATATAAATAACCTAGAGTTTATAGGATTTCACGGGGTATTTCCTGAAGAGAAGAAATTAGGACAAAAATTTTTGGTATCTTTAGAGCTTACTGTAGATACAAGAGAAGCTGGGAAAACAGGAGATTTAAGTAAATCAGTTCACTATGGGTTAGTTGCTCAAGATGTAGAAAAACTATTTCTTGAGAAGAGTGTGGATTTGATAGAGAGCTGTGCTGAAGAGATAGCAGAGATGATTTTAAAAAAATATGAGTTGGTAAAAGAGGTAAAAGTTATAGTAAAAAAACCGTGGGCTCCACTACAGATGCACTTTGAAAATGTAGCTGTAGAGATTGTGAGAAAATGGCATAGAATATATCTCTCTTTAGGAAGTAATATGGGAGAAAAGAGAGAGAATCTGTTAGAAGCTATCAAGAGAATTGGAGAATTGAAGGATACAACTATAACTAAAAAAAGTACAATACTAGAGACAGAACCTTTTGGTTATATAGAGCAGGATAATTTTTTAAATGCTTGTTTAGAAGTAAAAACACTTATGACAGCCCAAGAATTTTTGAGTTCTATTTTAAAAATAGAGTTGGAAATGGGAAGAGTGAGAGAGATAAAGTGGGGGCCTAGAATAATAGATATTGATATCTTATTCTACGATAATGAGGTAATAGGAGAGGATAATTTAGCTGTTCCACACCCTTGGATATGTGAAAGAGAGTTTGTACTAGATCCACTGGCAGAGATTGCTCCAAATTACATTCATCCATTGGAAAGAAAGAGTATCTTGATGTTAGCTAGAAAGATAAAAGAGAGTGGGGTAAAAAATGGAGATTAG
- the folE gene encoding GTP cyclohydrolase I FolE, with the protein MELEKIEEAFKAILDGIGEDREREGLRETPQRVAQSYSELFAGIDKDPSEPLQRHFSVNSNDLVMEKSIDFYSMCEHHFLPFFGTIDVAYIPNGKIVGFGDIIKSIEILAKRPQIQERLGSELADVIYNTLDCQGVMVIIKARHLCMTMRGAKKENSQIITTSYRGIFEQDTNRRVEVLTLLK; encoded by the coding sequence ATGGAGTTAGAGAAGATAGAGGAAGCTTTTAAAGCCATATTGGATGGGATAGGAGAAGATAGAGAAAGAGAGGGATTGAGAGAGACTCCACAAAGAGTTGCTCAGAGTTATTCAGAATTATTTGCAGGAATTGACAAGGATCCAAGTGAACCTTTACAGAGACATTTTTCAGTAAATAGTAATGATCTAGTAATGGAAAAATCAATAGACTTTTACTCTATGTGTGAGCACCATTTTCTACCCTTTTTTGGAACAATAGATGTAGCATATATTCCAAATGGGAAGATAGTAGGTTTTGGAGATATTATCAAAAGTATAGAGATACTAGCAAAAAGACCTCAAATACAGGAAAGATTAGGAAGTGAGTTAGCAGATGTAATATACAATACACTTGATTGCCAAGGAGTTATGGTAATAATAAAAGCAAGACATCTGTGTATGACAATGAGAGGTGCTAAAAAAGAGAATAGTCAAATAATAACTACTTCATATCGAGGAATCTTTGAACAGGATACAAATAGAAGAGTAGAGGTTTTAACTTTATTAAAATAG
- the glyS gene encoding glycine--tRNA ligase subunit beta, which produces MRLLFEIGMEELPARFLKQALNDLKHNLETKLETERIKFDEIKTYGTPRRLILDVHNLAEKQEDLDLVNMGPAKSVAYVNGELSRAGLGFAKSQGIEPEQLEIVETPKGEYIAARKFMEGRETKELLSEILKSLVLELNFPKSMKWADKKLRFARPVQWFLALCESEVIPFEIEGITSGNRSRGHRFFGKEFEVSNIDEYFTKIRENNVIIDLDERRALVKDLVAKCAEEGEQVHIEDELLDEVTNLIEYPCPIVGTFNSDFLEVPQEVLIISMQVHQRYFPILDNNGKLLPKFVVVRNGVESSDYVRKGNEKVLSARLADARFFYQEDLKHPLADNVEKLKTVVFQKDLGTIYQKIERSREIANYLVDVLGCADRREDVLRTVYLAKADLVSNMIGEKEFTKLQGFMGADYALKSGENEKVSLGIKEHYYPRFQGDLLPTEMEGIIAGISDRLDTLVGCFGVGVIPSGSKDPFALRRAALGIVNVIINSKLNISLKALVNRSLDTLQADGVLKRDRAEVEAEVLEFFKQREINIFGDMGFSKDVIDAVLNRDYDNIVEALERVKTLEAFAKEKEFGELLPVLKRVGNISKDHRDMTVDTALFKEEIEKELYNFSMNLSEKVEEALANKDYSKYLKEITTGKDIINNYFDKIIVMDKDETIKNNRLSQLRFLTDIFSKMADLNQIEER; this is translated from the coding sequence TTGAGATTACTATTTGAAATTGGAATGGAAGAGTTGCCAGCAAGATTTTTGAAGCAGGCATTAAATGATTTAAAACATAATTTAGAAACAAAATTAGAAACAGAAAGAATTAAATTTGATGAGATAAAAACTTATGGAACACCAAGAAGACTTATTTTAGATGTTCATAATTTAGCTGAAAAACAGGAGGACTTAGATCTTGTAAATATGGGACCAGCTAAGAGTGTAGCTTATGTAAATGGAGAGCTATCTAGAGCAGGACTTGGATTTGCTAAGTCACAAGGTATAGAGCCTGAGCAATTAGAGATTGTAGAAACTCCAAAGGGAGAGTATATAGCTGCTAGAAAATTTATGGAAGGAAGAGAGACAAAAGAGTTATTATCAGAGATATTAAAATCTCTAGTTCTTGAGTTAAACTTCCCAAAATCAATGAAATGGGCTGATAAAAAATTAAGATTTGCAAGACCAGTTCAATGGTTCTTAGCTCTATGTGAGTCAGAGGTAATACCTTTTGAAATAGAGGGAATAACTAGCGGAAATAGATCAAGAGGACATAGATTCTTTGGAAAAGAGTTTGAAGTATCAAATATAGATGAGTACTTTACAAAAATAAGAGAAAATAATGTAATTATAGATCTAGATGAGAGAAGAGCTCTAGTAAAAGATCTAGTAGCAAAGTGTGCTGAAGAGGGAGAGCAAGTACATATAGAAGATGAGTTATTAGATGAGGTAACAAACTTAATAGAGTACCCTTGTCCTATAGTTGGAACTTTTAATTCAGATTTCTTAGAGGTACCACAAGAGGTTTTAATAATATCAATGCAAGTACACCAAAGATATTTCCCAATTTTAGATAATAATGGAAAACTACTACCTAAATTTGTTGTTGTAAGAAATGGTGTAGAGAGTTCTGATTATGTAAGAAAAGGAAATGAGAAAGTATTATCAGCTAGATTAGCAGATGCTAGATTCTTCTATCAAGAGGATTTAAAACACCCGTTAGCAGATAATGTAGAGAAATTAAAAACTGTTGTTTTCCAAAAAGATTTAGGAACTATATACCAAAAAATAGAGAGAAGTAGAGAGATAGCTAACTATTTAGTGGACGTATTAGGTTGTGCAGATAGAAGAGAAGATGTTTTAAGAACTGTATACTTAGCAAAAGCAGACCTAGTTTCAAATATGATTGGAGAGAAAGAGTTTACTAAATTACAAGGATTTATGGGAGCAGACTATGCTTTAAAATCAGGTGAAAATGAGAAAGTTTCTCTAGGAATAAAAGAGCATTACTATCCAAGATTCCAAGGAGATTTACTACCTACAGAGATGGAAGGAATTATAGCTGGTATCTCTGATAGATTGGATACTCTAGTTGGTTGTTTTGGTGTAGGAGTTATACCAAGTGGATCTAAAGACCCATTTGCTTTAAGAAGAGCAGCTTTAGGAATTGTAAACGTAATTATCAATTCAAAATTAAATATCTCTTTAAAAGCTCTTGTAAATAGATCACTAGATACTTTACAAGCTGATGGAGTACTAAAAAGAGATAGAGCAGAGGTTGAAGCAGAGGTATTAGAGTTCTTTAAACAGAGAGAGATCAATATCTTTGGAGATATGGGATTCAGTAAAGATGTAATAGATGCTGTATTAAACAGAGATTATGACAATATAGTAGAAGCATTAGAGAGAGTAAAAACTCTTGAAGCTTTTGCAAAAGAGAAGGAATTTGGAGAGCTTTTACCTGTATTAAAAAGAGTTGGAAACATCTCAAAAGATCATAGAGATATGACAGTAGATACAGCTCTATTTAAAGAGGAGATTGAGAAAGAACTATATAACTTCTCAATGAACTTAAGTGAAAAAGTGGAAGAGGCTTTAGCTAATAAAGATTATTCTAAATATTTAAAAGAGATAACTACTGGAAAAGATATAATCAATAACTACTTTGATAAAATAATAGTTATGGACAAAGATGAAACTATTAAAAATAATAGACTATCTCAACTAAGATTTTTAACTGATATCTTTAGTAAGATGGCAGATTTAAATCAAATAGAAGAAAGATAA
- the glyQ gene encoding glycine--tRNA ligase subunit alpha, giving the protein MTFQEIIFALQKYWSSKGCVLGNPYDIEKGAGTFNPNTFLMSLGPEPWSVAYVEPSRRPKDGRYGENPNRVYQHHQFQVIMKPSPLNIQELYLESLRVLGIEPEKHDIRFVEDDWESPTLGAWGLGWEVWLDGMEVTQFTYFQQVGGLELDPIPVEITYGLERIALYIQNKENIYDLEWAPGVKYGDMRFQFEYENSKYSFELADLDKHFKWFDEYEKEATRILDEGLVLPAYDYVLKCSHVFNVLDSRGAISTTERMAYILRVRNLARRCAEVYVQNRKDLGYPLLKK; this is encoded by the coding sequence ATGACATTTCAAGAGATAATTTTTGCTCTTCAAAAATATTGGAGTTCAAAAGGGTGTGTATTAGGAAATCCTTATGATATAGAAAAAGGAGCAGGAACATTTAACCCAAATACATTCCTTATGTCACTAGGACCAGAGCCATGGAGTGTGGCATATGTTGAGCCATCAAGAAGACCAAAAGATGGAAGATATGGAGAAAATCCAAATAGAGTATATCAACACCACCAATTTCAAGTTATAATGAAACCATCTCCATTAAATATTCAAGAACTTTATTTAGAAAGTTTAAGAGTATTGGGGATAGAGCCAGAAAAACATGATATTCGTTTTGTTGAAGACGACTGGGAATCACCTACATTAGGAGCATGGGGACTTGGTTGGGAAGTATGGTTAGATGGAATGGAAGTTACTCAGTTTACATATTTCCAACAAGTAGGAGGTTTAGAATTAGATCCTATTCCTGTTGAGATCACTTATGGACTAGAAAGAATTGCACTATACATACAAAATAAAGAGAATATTTATGATTTAGAGTGGGCACCTGGTGTTAAATATGGAGATATGAGATTCCAGTTTGAATATGAGAATTCTAAATATTCTTTTGAATTAGCAGATTTAGACAAACACTTTAAATGGTTTGATGAGTATGAAAAAGAAGCTACAAGAATACTAGATGAAGGATTAGTATTACCAGCATATGATTATGTATTAAAATGTTCTCACGTTTTCAATGTACTAGATTCAAGAGGAGCTATATCTACTACTGAGAGAATGGCATATATATTAAGAGTTAGAAACTTGGCAAGAAGATGTGCTGAAGTTTATGTTCAAAATAGAAAAGATTTAGGATATCCATTATTAAAGAAATAG
- the lspA gene encoding signal peptidase II, with amino-acid sequence MIYIVLILILVGIDQLSKYLIDLNMLEGETIPMINNFFHITYVKNRGIAFGMFQGKLDIISVATIIAIVAIAYYLYKEKNKLSFIEKLGFIYILSGAVGNMIDRAFRGYVVDMVDFRGIWSYVFNVADVWINIGVIFILLDQLILKGKREKEEDKQ; translated from the coding sequence ATGATATATATAGTTTTAATCTTGATACTTGTAGGTATTGATCAATTATCTAAATATTTAATAGATTTAAATATGCTAGAGGGAGAGACAATACCTATGATAAACAACTTTTTTCACATAACTTATGTAAAAAATAGAGGTATTGCCTTTGGAATGTTTCAAGGAAAACTAGATATAATAAGTGTAGCTACAATTATAGCAATTGTAGCTATTGCTTATTACTTATATAAAGAGAAAAATAAATTATCTTTTATAGAGAAGCTTGGATTTATCTATATATTGTCAGGTGCAGTTGGAAATATGATAGATAGAGCTTTTAGAGGATACGTAGTAGATATGGTAGACTTTAGAGGTATCTGGTCATATGTATTCAATGTTGCAGATGTATGGATAAATATAGGTGTAATATTTATATTGTTAGATCAATTAATTTTAAAAGGGAAGAGAGAAAAAGAGGAGGATAAGCAATGA
- the ileS gene encoding isoleucine--tRNA ligase, which yields MSEKDYGATLNLPKTSFQMKANLPNKEPKIIQKWEENKIYEKGLTKGTKSFILHDGPPYANGDIHIGHALNKILKDIILKYKRLRGYNAPYIPGWDTHGLPIELKVTEQLGDKAKEMSPLEIRKLCTEYALKWVSIQREGFKRLGVLGDWENPYLTLKPEYEAKQLEVFGELYENGYVFKGLKPIYWSPVTETALAEAEIEYKNVTSPSIYVRMEANSDLLEKLGLTEQTWVVIWTTTPWTLPANMAISLNPNFEYGVYKTEKGNLILAKELAEKAFAEMEITSYELIKEFIGNEIERTTYKHPFIDRTGMIILGTHVTADAGTGCVHTAPGHGQDDYVVATRYGIEVISPINNKGVLTEEAGEFAGLFYLKANKAIVAHIEETGHLLKLKNIEHSYPHDWRSKTPVIFRATEQWFVKAEGSDLRERALRALDDVEFVPAWGRNRIGSMLETRPDWCISRQRVWGVPIPVFYNEETGKEIYNKEILARIVEIVRKEGTAAWLTHTAEELIGEELLEKYNLKGVTLRKETNIMDVWFDSGVSHRSVLETRGELLHRPADMYLEGSDQHRGWFQTSLLTSIGSTHDAPYKKILTHGFVNDGEGKKMSKSVGNVVVPADVIKVYGADILRLWCASVDYREDVKISDNILKQMAEAYRRVRNTARYILGNSNDFNPATDKVAYKDLMEIDKWALNKLEILKRKVTENYEKYEFYNLFQDIHYFAGVDMSAFYLDIIKDRLYTEGTDSLDRKSAQTVMTEILLTLTKMIAPILSFTAEEIWDTLPESLKDEESVLLSSWYEENDEYLNSEVEAKWADIIKIRKESNKMLEKARQGENRIIGNSLDAKVILHFANSEMQNFLVENRDRLELALIVSDVEIVDAIDDTFVKGEELQDLYIKVVHADGEKCERCWKYSTEIGKDSNHPTLCPRCAAVLNNN from the coding sequence ATGAGTGAAAAGGATTACGGAGCAACATTAAACCTTCCGAAGACAAGTTTTCAAATGAAGGCAAATCTTCCAAATAAGGAACCTAAAATTATTCAAAAATGGGAAGAAAATAAGATCTATGAAAAAGGATTAACAAAAGGTACAAAATCATTTATATTACATGATGGACCACCTTATGCTAACGGTGATATCCACATAGGTCATGCTTTGAATAAAATTCTTAAAGATATCATTTTAAAATATAAAAGATTAAGAGGGTATAATGCACCATACATACCTGGATGGGATACTCACGGATTACCTATCGAATTAAAAGTAACTGAGCAATTAGGAGATAAAGCAAAAGAGATGTCTCCATTAGAGATAAGAAAACTTTGTACAGAATATGCTTTAAAATGGGTATCTATCCAAAGAGAAGGATTTAAAAGATTAGGAGTATTAGGAGATTGGGAAAATCCATATCTAACATTAAAACCAGAATATGAAGCTAAACAATTAGAGGTATTTGGAGAGCTTTATGAAAATGGATATGTATTTAAAGGATTAAAACCAATTTACTGGTCACCAGTTACAGAAACAGCACTAGCTGAAGCAGAGATAGAGTATAAAAATGTAACATCTCCATCTATCTATGTTAGAATGGAAGCTAACTCTGATCTATTAGAAAAACTAGGATTAACAGAGCAAACTTGGGTAGTAATTTGGACAACAACTCCATGGACTTTACCTGCGAATATGGCAATATCATTAAATCCTAACTTTGAATATGGAGTATATAAAACTGAAAAAGGAAACTTAATTTTAGCAAAAGAGTTAGCCGAGAAAGCTTTTGCTGAGATGGAGATAACATCTTATGAGTTAATAAAAGAGTTCATAGGAAATGAGATTGAAAGAACAACATATAAGCACCCATTCATAGATAGAACTGGAATGATAATCTTAGGAACACACGTTACAGCTGATGCAGGAACAGGATGTGTACACACAGCTCCTGGACATGGACAAGATGACTATGTAGTGGCAACTAGATATGGTATAGAGGTAATCTCACCTATCAACAATAAAGGTGTTTTAACTGAAGAGGCAGGAGAGTTTGCAGGACTATTCTATTTAAAAGCTAACAAGGCAATAGTAGCTCATATAGAAGAGACAGGACACCTATTAAAATTAAAAAATATAGAGCACTCATATCCACATGATTGGAGATCAAAAACTCCAGTAATATTTAGAGCAACTGAGCAATGGTTCGTAAAAGCAGAGGGATCAGACTTAAGAGAGAGAGCTCTAAGAGCATTAGATGATGTAGAGTTTGTACCAGCTTGGGGAAGAAATAGAATAGGATCTATGCTAGAGACAAGACCTGACTGGTGTATCTCAAGACAAAGAGTATGGGGAGTACCAATTCCTGTATTCTATAACGAAGAGACTGGAAAAGAGATATACAATAAAGAGATCTTAGCAAGAATAGTAGAGATAGTTAGAAAAGAGGGAACAGCTGCTTGGTTAACACATACAGCAGAGGAGTTAATAGGTGAAGAGTTATTAGAGAAATATAACTTAAAAGGAGTAACTCTAAGAAAAGAGACAAACATAATGGACGTATGGTTTGACTCTGGAGTATCTCATAGATCTGTATTAGAAACTAGAGGAGAGTTATTACATAGACCAGCTGATATGTACTTAGAGGGATCAGATCAGCACAGAGGTTGGTTCCAAACATCACTATTAACATCAATAGGTTCTACTCATGATGCTCCATACAAAAAGATCTTAACACACGGATTTGTAAATGATGGAGAGGGTAAAAAGATGTCTAAATCAGTAGGAAACGTTGTAGTACCAGCTGATGTAATAAAAGTATATGGAGCAGATATCTTAAGATTATGGTGTGCTTCAGTAGATTATAGAGAAGATGTAAAAATTTCTGACAACATCCTAAAACAGATGGCAGAAGCATATAGAAGAGTAAGAAATACTGCTAGATATATTTTAGGAAACAGTAATGACTTCAACCCTGCAACTGACAAAGTAGCATATAAAGATTTAATGGAAATTGATAAATGGGCATTAAATAAGTTGGAGATTTTAAAAAGAAAAGTTACTGAGAACTATGAAAAATATGAGTTCTATAACTTATTCCAAGATATACACTATTTTGCAGGAGTAGATATGTCTGCTTTCTATCTAGATATCATAAAAGATAGACTTTATACAGAGGGAACAGACTCTCTAGATAGAAAATCAGCTCAAACAGTAATGACTGAGATACTATTAACTTTAACTAAGATGATAGCACCAATTCTTTCATTCACAGCTGAGGAGATTTGGGATACATTACCAGAGTCTTTAAAAGATGAGGAATCAGTATTATTAAGCTCTTGGTATGAAGAGAATGATGAGTATCTAAATTCAGAAGTAGAAGCAAAATGGGCAGATATTATAAAAATTAGAAAAGAGAGCAATAAGATGCTAGAAAAAGCAAGACAAGGAGAGAACAGAATAATCGGAAACTCTTTAGATGCTAAGGTAATTTTACATTTTGCAAACTCTGAAATGCAAAACTTCTTAGTGGAGAATAGAGATAGATTAGAATTAGCTTTAATCGTATCAGATGTTGAAATAGTAGATGCTATTGATGATACATTTGTAAAAGGTGAAGAGTTACAAGATCTATACATAAAAGTAGTACATGCTGATGGAGAAAAATGTGAAAGATGTTGGAAATATTCAACAGAGATTGGAAAAGATAGCAACCATCCAACACTATGTCCAAGATGTGCAGCTGTATTAAATAATAACTAG